A window of the Campylobacter massiliensis genome harbors these coding sequences:
- a CDS encoding LysR family transcriptional regulator, producing MINDFSKFYTFMEIVKERSFSKASRALGISQPAVTLQMKKLEEMLQTTLIMRKKNGIVLTHEGEKFYKLCTQFESAMFRFKDELARIKTDKVPLVIATTQLIAEAVISILLDKISQSVGSELDIRIKEQNELINYLKDRRSDIAIILEQSLDSSLLVKKLFDYELILVSNKKIAESVKPEELVKFKFIKDRTRTYLDDILHKHGVDAHALDVAYSLDGSIMVCRALASNHADTYVAFLPRFLIENELKNGRLFEINISKFKLTRSVYAAALKENEEALHKFLKIKTSFNF from the coding sequence ATGATCAATGATTTTAGTAAATTTTATACCTTTATGGAGATAGTGAAAGAAAGAAGCTTCTCAAAAGCCTCAAGAGCGCTTGGTATCTCGCAGCCAGCAGTTACTTTGCAGATGAAAAAGCTCGAGGAGATGCTACAAACTACGCTAATAATGCGTAAGAAAAACGGCATCGTCCTAACTCACGAGGGCGAGAAATTTTATAAACTCTGTACGCAGTTTGAAAGCGCTATGTTTCGCTTTAAAGACGAGCTAGCGCGCATAAAAACGGACAAGGTGCCGCTAGTCATCGCCACCACGCAGCTCATCGCCGAGGCGGTCATCTCGATACTGCTGGATAAAATCTCGCAAAGCGTAGGCAGCGAGCTAGATATCAGGATAAAAGAGCAAAACGAGCTCATAAACTACCTAAAAGACCGCCGCAGCGACATCGCCATCATCCTTGAGCAGTCGCTTGATAGTAGCTTGCTCGTTAAAAAACTATTCGACTACGAGCTGATTTTGGTTTCAAATAAAAAAATCGCCGAAAGCGTGAAGCCCGAGGAGTTAGTTAAATTTAAATTTATCAAAGATAGAACGCGAACTTATCTTGATGATATTTTGCATAAGCACGGCGTGGACGCGCATGCGCTTGACGTGGCGTATTCGCTAGACGGTTCGATAATGGTCTGCCGCGCGCTCGCGTCAAACCATGCCGATACGTACGTAGCGTTTTTACCGAGATTTTTGATCGAAAACGAGCTAAAAAACGGCAGGCTGTTTGAGATAAATATCTCTAAATTTAAGCTCACTCGCTCGGTTTATGCCGCCGCGCTAAAAGAAAACGAGGAAGCGTTGCATAAATTTCTAAAGATCAAGACGAGCTTTAATTTTTAA
- the smpB gene encoding SsrA-binding protein SmpB has protein sequence MGKDLAKNKKALFDFSIIETFEAGIVLKGSEVKALRAGRANLKDSFARVIKGELFLLNAHISHLNTTHSAFRPDERAPRKLLMHRKQIDKIFGQVTQEGLTLVVLALYLNDKNIVKARLALAKGKNLHDKRETIKRKEADKEARAAMKKYA, from the coding sequence ATGGGTAAGGATTTAGCCAAAAATAAAAAGGCGCTGTTTGACTTTAGCATCATCGAGACTTTCGAGGCGGGTATCGTACTAAAGGGCAGCGAAGTAAAGGCTCTAAGGGCGGGCCGCGCAAACCTAAAGGATAGCTTCGCGCGCGTGATAAAGGGCGAACTGTTTTTGCTAAACGCGCACATCAGCCACCTAAACACGACACACTCGGCGTTTCGCCCGGACGAAAGGGCTCCTAGAAAACTACTGATGCACCGCAAGCAGATAGATAAAATTTTCGGTCAAGTCACGCAAGAGGGTCTCACGCTAGTGGTTTTAGCACTCTATCTAAACGACAAAAATATCGTAAAGGCGCGCCTTGCTCTGGCAAAAGGTAAAAATTTACACGATAAGCGCGAGACGATAAAACGTAAAGAAGCCGACAAAGAAGCGCGTGCGGCGATGAAAAAATACGCTTAA
- the csrA gene encoding carbon storage regulator CsrA: protein MLILARKEDESIMLGNDIKITVVGISKGGVKIGIDAPKNMMILRSELVEDVAAENKQALNGAGEASLKELSDKIVK from the coding sequence ATGCTAATACTCGCAAGAAAAGAAGACGAAAGCATAATGCTGGGAAACGATATCAAAATCACGGTCGTAGGTATCTCAAAAGGCGGCGTAAAAATCGGCATCGACGCGCCTAAAAATATGATGATCCTGCGCTCTGAGCTAGTAGAAGACGTAGCGGCGGAAAACAAACAGGCCCTAAACGGCGCGGGCGAAGCGAGCCTAAAAGAGCTGAGCGATAAAATCGTAAAATAA
- the truB gene encoding tRNA pseudouridine(55) synthase TruB, translated as MNALFVANKPAGISSNHFLSRLKRKYGVKKAGFSGTLDPFAGGCLIVALGNHTRLFNYVDKTPKIYEATMWLGATSASLDNENIKDIALCPPLNLADVKAALSELKGEIAYVPPKFSAKHVDGKRAYELARAGEEFELKSQTMSVFDVNLTAYMHPFLSFRISVSEGSYVRSYAQILAAKLGASATLSALKRVREGKFVYENERFLNPLDYISLPQNEYLGNPADVMLGKKLSVEKLKFGAEGLYLINFDEFFSIIEIKDETVTYKLNKVEKC; from the coding sequence ATGAACGCGCTTTTTGTCGCAAATAAGCCTGCAGGCATCAGCTCAAATCATTTCCTAAGCCGGCTAAAGCGCAAATACGGCGTAAAAAAGGCGGGCTTTTCAGGCACGCTAGATCCGTTTGCCGGCGGCTGCCTGATCGTGGCCCTAGGCAATCACACGCGGCTTTTTAACTACGTAGATAAAACGCCCAAAATCTACGAAGCGACGATGTGGCTAGGAGCTACAAGTGCTAGCCTAGATAACGAAAATATCAAGGACATCGCGCTTTGCCCACCTTTAAATTTAGCGGACGTAAAGGCTGCGCTAAGCGAGCTAAAAGGCGAGATCGCCTACGTACCGCCCAAATTTAGCGCCAAGCACGTGGATGGCAAGCGCGCCTATGAGCTAGCAAGAGCGGGCGAGGAGTTTGAGCTAAAAAGCCAAACGATGAGCGTTTTTGATGTAAATTTAACTGCGTATATGCATCCGTTTTTGAGCTTTCGCATTAGCGTTAGCGAGGGCTCGTACGTGCGCTCGTACGCTCAAATTTTAGCCGCAAAGCTTGGCGCGAGTGCCACTCTAAGCGCGCTAAAACGCGTAAGAGAAGGCAAATTTGTTTACGAAAACGAGCGATTTTTAAATCCGCTTGATTATATCTCGCTACCACAAAACGAATATCTAGGCAACCCAGCAGACGTGATGCTTGGCAAAAAACTGAGCGTAGAAAAGCTAAAATTTGGCGCCGAAGGGCTATATTTAATAAACTTTGATGAATTTTTTAGTATCATTGAAATCAAAGACGAAACCGTAACATATAAACTAAATAAGGTCGAAAAATGCTAA
- a CDS encoding 4-(cytidine 5'-diphospho)-2-C-methyl-D-erythritol kinase, producing MKSYAKINSFLKIVGTRGNYHEIVSRFVLRREIYDEIFFEKSSGFALECDNENIENNIVLKAKFELEKAGFKNELDEFFASHKIVIKKQIPLGAGLGGGSSNAATFLKMANEELNLKLTRENLMKIGANIGADVAFFASDSEAANVSGIGEIISDFDDEVPEVEILTPSVFCSTPTVYGEFRANFMDSIDVNSAEKMREMTTAQLLERYENSKLNDLFAPCFKIYPQMDKFKDFFLSGSGASVFFLK from the coding sequence ATGAAAAGCTACGCGAAAATCAACTCCTTTTTAAAGATCGTCGGCACTCGCGGCAACTACCACGAGATCGTCTCTCGCTTTGTTTTAAGGCGCGAGATTTACGACGAAATTTTCTTTGAAAAATCAAGCGGCTTCGCGCTTGAGTGCGATAACGAAAATATCGAAAACAATATCGTTTTAAAGGCCAAATTTGAGCTAGAAAAAGCGGGCTTTAAAAACGAGCTGGACGAGTTTTTCGCCTCGCATAAAATCGTGATAAAAAAGCAAATCCCGCTAGGCGCGGGCCTTGGCGGAGGCAGCTCAAACGCGGCTACGTTTTTAAAGATGGCGAACGAGGAGTTAAATTTAAAACTAACGCGCGAAAATTTGATGAAAATAGGCGCGAATATCGGAGCGGACGTAGCGTTTTTCGCTAGCGATTCCGAGGCGGCAAACGTTAGCGGTATCGGCGAGATAATAAGCGATTTTGACGACGAAGTGCCAGAGGTAGAAATTTTAACGCCGAGCGTCTTTTGCTCGACGCCTACAGTTTACGGCGAATTTAGGGCAAATTTTATGGATAGCATCGACGTAAATTCGGCGGAAAAAATGCGCGAGATGACGACTGCACAGCTGCTAGAGCGATACGAAAATAGCAAGCTAAACGATCTTTTTGCGCCGTGTTTTAAAATTTATCCGCAGATGGATAAATTTAAGGATTTTTTTCTAAGCGGTAGCGGCGCGAGCGTATTTTTCTTAAAATAA
- a CDS encoding TonB-dependent hemoglobin/transferrin/lactoferrin family receptor produces MNHLKFSLAALLLLSNLNAKEAEVELKEVTVSGEAGAENDPMQKKVGQSVKSAKELTKTQVSDNKDLVRYETGVTTVEAGRFGQSGYAIRGVEENRVAITVDGLHQAQTLSSQGFKELFEGYGNFNNTRNGVEFETLKQATISKGADSVRTGSGSLGGSVMFETKDARDLLLDKDYFYGYKGGYNTADNQTMHSHTLAGRFKWFDILAVQTKRRHHETENYGYKGYDDSVLGRTREKADPYYIKKTSSLIKLGFQPHEEHRFTFMSDTYKNRSQGKDLSYTLTLSSNRDEIIDTGLRYNDDMMDRKNRAFAYENFSETPLWDTMKFTYSNQKIKSRARTEEHCQGGENCPEISNPIGLQVKNNKVVDKYGGEVTLQRTQEVDPQYGGLTWVNRIVDSQGNVHDQNKFSINQNVSNTWLDCSIFDCSQPNIDVLKYDYATEQYIKSTVPLDKSYTDARTGKTFKQSSESGYLITPYGKGYISRDWKERDLDTNTKQFNLDFNKYAKTGDVEHDIAYGLSFTKTEKSMTNKQGYDTTSNQWWAPKTLGTDFTGTPYTCENAPLTLLYALCPRTEPLTSFLIPVKTKEGALYLNDDMRVNDWLGINLGYRYDKIKYKPNYVPGSTPKIPDDMVLGLFVPYNPSPEPKWWDYADRDEWKIAHDAWKQEAPNNALANIKYIAQNKKFTNSSYAIGADIDPLDYFRVQLKYSKGFRAPTTDELYLAFKHPDFTIQPNPDLKPEIAKTKELALTLHEGKSFITTSFFETKYDNFIDLISLGTKSYATGGGGNTIPFALYGNVNRSKATVRGLEINSMLHFGQISDALEGFHASYKLTLQKGRVQTDNDGKVPMNAIQPTTAIYGLGYASAADKFGADIYVTSVASKKEKDTYNMFWRLDTDPYGNPYNTNSHSKWRSNAYTLVDVVTYVRPIKNLTFRLGVYNLTNEKYITWDAARSIRPFGTMNMIDRTTGLGINRFYSAGRNFRLNWEFTF; encoded by the coding sequence ATGAATCATCTTAAATTTTCTCTTGCCGCTTTACTTCTTTTGTCGAATTTAAATGCAAAAGAAGCCGAAGTCGAGCTAAAAGAAGTAACGGTTAGCGGCGAAGCAGGCGCTGAGAATGATCCGATGCAAAAAAAAGTCGGCCAAAGCGTAAAAAGCGCCAAGGAGTTAACTAAAACGCAGGTCTCAGACAACAAAGACCTCGTGCGATACGAAACGGGCGTAACGACCGTAGAGGCTGGGCGTTTCGGCCAGAGCGGCTACGCGATAAGAGGCGTGGAGGAAAACCGCGTGGCTATAACCGTAGATGGACTCCATCAGGCTCAAACGCTAAGCTCGCAGGGCTTTAAGGAGCTATTTGAAGGATACGGAAACTTTAACAACACTCGCAACGGCGTGGAATTTGAAACGCTAAAACAAGCCACTATTTCAAAAGGCGCAGACTCCGTTCGTACGGGCTCTGGCTCTCTGGGCGGCTCCGTGATGTTTGAAACAAAAGACGCAAGGGATCTTTTGCTAGATAAGGACTATTTTTACGGCTATAAGGGCGGCTACAACACCGCTGATAACCAAACCATGCACTCGCATACCTTAGCCGGTAGGTTTAAGTGGTTTGATATCCTAGCCGTACAAACTAAGCGCAGGCACCACGAGACGGAAAACTACGGTTACAAGGGTTATGACGATAGCGTGCTAGGTAGAACCAGAGAAAAGGCCGACCCGTACTACATCAAAAAAACGAGCAGTCTCATCAAGCTAGGCTTCCAGCCTCACGAGGAGCATAGATTTACCTTTATGTCAGATACCTACAAAAACCGATCTCAAGGCAAAGACCTATCATACACGCTTACGCTTTCTAGCAACAGGGACGAGATCATAGATACCGGTCTAAGATACAACGACGATATGATGGATAGGAAAAATCGCGCTTTTGCATATGAAAATTTTAGCGAAACTCCACTATGGGACACGATGAAATTTACCTACTCTAATCAAAAAATCAAATCTCGCGCCAGAACCGAGGAGCACTGCCAGGGAGGCGAAAACTGCCCTGAGATTTCAAACCCTATCGGACTTCAGGTTAAAAACAACAAAGTAGTCGATAAGTACGGCGGCGAAGTAACCTTGCAAAGAACCCAAGAAGTAGATCCGCAGTACGGCGGTCTAACATGGGTGAACAGAATCGTAGATAGCCAAGGAAACGTCCATGATCAGAACAAATTTAGCATCAATCAAAACGTTAGCAATACATGGCTGGACTGCTCGATATTTGACTGTTCACAGCCAAATATCGACGTGCTAAAATACGACTACGCCACCGAGCAATACATAAAATCAACCGTCCCGCTAGATAAAAGCTACACCGACGCGCGAACGGGTAAGACGTTTAAACAAAGCTCAGAAAGCGGATATCTCATCACTCCATACGGCAAAGGCTACATAAGCCGCGACTGGAAAGAGCGAGATCTAGACACAAACACCAAGCAGTTTAACTTAGACTTTAACAAATACGCCAAAACGGGCGACGTAGAGCACGATATCGCATACGGACTAAGCTTTACTAAAACCGAAAAATCCATGACAAACAAGCAGGGCTACGATACCACAAGCAACCAGTGGTGGGCGCCCAAGACTCTAGGCACGGATTTTACCGGCACGCCGTATACGTGCGAAAACGCGCCGCTAACGCTACTTTACGCGCTTTGCCCTAGAACCGAGCCTCTCACGTCTTTTCTCATCCCGGTTAAAACAAAAGAAGGCGCGCTATATCTAAACGACGATATGCGAGTAAACGACTGGTTGGGGATAAATTTAGGCTACCGCTACGACAAGATAAAATATAAACCAAACTACGTCCCGGGCTCTACGCCTAAAATCCCGGACGATATGGTGCTAGGCCTTTTCGTGCCGTATAACCCCAGCCCGGAGCCAAAGTGGTGGGACTACGCGGATAGAGACGAGTGGAAAATAGCCCATGATGCATGGAAGCAAGAAGCGCCTAATAACGCGCTAGCAAATATAAAATACATCGCTCAAAATAAAAAATTTACGAATAGCTCTTATGCCATCGGAGCCGACATCGATCCGCTAGATTACTTTAGGGTGCAGCTAAAATACTCCAAAGGCTTTAGAGCGCCGACCACGGACGAACTATATCTAGCGTTTAAGCATCCTGATTTTACCATCCAACCAAATCCGGATCTAAAACCGGAAATAGCTAAGACAAAAGAGCTTGCATTAACGCTGCACGAGGGAAAAAGCTTTATAACGACAAGCTTTTTTGAGACCAAATACGACAACTTTATAGACCTAATATCGCTTGGCACCAAAAGCTACGCCACAGGCGGCGGCGGCAACACCATACCTTTTGCGCTATACGGCAACGTAAACCGCAGTAAGGCTACCGTGCGCGGTCTTGAGATAAACTCTATGTTGCATTTTGGTCAAATTTCAGACGCGCTAGAGGGCTTTCACGCTAGCTACAAACTAACGCTGCAAAAAGGCAGAGTACAAACCGATAACGACGGTAAAGTGCCGATGAATGCCATCCAGCCGACTACTGCGATCTACGGTCTAGGCTACGCAAGCGCTGCGGATAAATTCGGCGCCGACATCTACGTCACTAGCGTCGCATCTAAAAAAGAAAAAGACACCTATAATATGTTCTGGCGCCTAGATACCGACCCGTACGGCAATCCATACAATACAAACAGCCACTCAAAATGGCGAAGCAACGCCTACACGCTAGTAGACGTCGTAACCTACGTGCGCCCGATTAAAAATTTGACGTTTAGGCTAGGCGTTTATAACCTAACTAACGAAAAATACATCACTTGGGACGCTGCGCGCTCCATTAGGCCTTTTGGTACAATGAACATGATCGATAGAACCACGGGACTAGGTATCAACCGCTTCTACTCGGCCGGCAGAAATTTCAGGCTAAACTGGGAATTTACGTTTTAA
- a CDS encoding 2-hydroxymuconate tautomerase family protein: protein MPYVNIKITKEKEVVSAEQKRALIVGVTKLLGDTLKRDASRTVVVIEEVSTDDYGFGGESITELRSKQGK, encoded by the coding sequence ATGCCCTACGTAAATATAAAAATCACAAAAGAAAAAGAGGTCGTAAGCGCCGAGCAAAAGCGCGCGCTCATAGTAGGCGTGACGAAACTGCTGGGCGATACGCTAAAGCGCGACGCAAGCAGAACCGTCGTCGTGATAGAGGAAGTTAGCACCGACGACTACGGATTTGGCGGCGAAAGCATAACCGAACTAAGATCAAAACAAGGAAAATAA
- a CDS encoding TlpA family protein disulfide reductase: protein MKKTIKAIFAALACTIFLAGCGEDETAKAPVKIEGYKTGEEIALKSVFGKDLTLKRVEGGFVIKGDEDKILMFDIFGTFCPPCQKEAPDLTKFQIDHLNDFTIVGLTHFENVTNEYVVENFAQKYNAFYFISNDIKTNDKLSAQILEDIKYERLESVPIKMVLKGGVYQELTDVDSGKFGVKYYLGGIHLDVMTKDYERIKNAR, encoded by the coding sequence ATGAAAAAAACCATAAAAGCGATTTTTGCGGCTTTGGCCTGCACGATATTTCTAGCAGGCTGCGGCGAGGACGAGACGGCGAAGGCTCCCGTAAAGATAGAGGGCTATAAAACGGGCGAGGAGATCGCGCTAAAGAGCGTGTTTGGCAAAGACCTCACGCTAAAACGCGTAGAGGGCGGCTTTGTCATCAAAGGCGACGAGGATAAAATTTTGATGTTTGATATATTCGGTACGTTTTGTCCGCCGTGTCAAAAAGAAGCTCCCGATCTCACCAAATTTCAGATCGATCATCTAAACGACTTTACGATCGTGGGGCTAACGCACTTTGAAAACGTCACGAACGAGTACGTAGTAGAAAATTTCGCACAAAAATACAACGCCTTTTACTTTATCTCAAACGATATAAAGACAAACGACAAGCTTTCGGCGCAAATTTTAGAGGATATAAAATACGAGCGGCTTGAGAGCGTGCCGATAAAAATGGTGCTAAAAGGCGGCGTATATCAGGAGCTAACCGACGTAGATAGCGGAAAATTCGGCGTGAAATACTACCTAGGCGGCATCCATCTAGACGTGATGACGAAAGATTACGAGAGAATAAAAAATGCCCGCTAA
- a CDS encoding ATP-dependent Clp protease adaptor ClpS, producing MPAKTATERERDVALKEKPEFPRKFKVILLNDDVTSMDFVVSVLVEIFNRDMQSAVAVMLKIHNEGSGVAGVYTKEIAQTKQNQTLKAAAAAGYPLKAVVEEE from the coding sequence ATGCCCGCTAAAACCGCCACCGAGCGGGAGCGAGACGTCGCGCTAAAGGAAAAACCCGAATTTCCGCGTAAATTTAAGGTTATTTTGTTAAACGACGACGTTACGAGTATGGATTTTGTCGTGAGCGTGCTGGTAGAAATTTTTAATCGCGATATGCAAAGCGCGGTAGCCGTGATGCTAAAAATACACAACGAAGGTAGCGGGGTGGCGGGCGTCTATACCAAAGAGATCGCCCAAACCAAACAAAACCAAACGCTAAAAGCCGCAGCCGCAGCGGGCTATCCGCTAAAGGCCGTCGTCGAGGAAGAGTAG
- a CDS encoding ATP-dependent helicase — MPDLLDELNESQREAASHTDGAMLILAGAGSGKTKTITTRLAYLISELGIPPSNTLTLTFTNKAASEMRTRALNMLGTAGKNFTPLLCTFHKFGLLFLKFYIDRLKRKNNFVIIDTDDKKRILKGFEGDIATSVLASEISNFKNSLLSVEEVLNHGGMFANGQNFKDGYHAKLANIYKLYEEYLAANNLVDFDDLLCLSYKILDEDEALAREISQRYSYVMVDEYQDTNDLQYKLLRKLCLTHENIAVVGDDDQSIYGWRGAKIENILNFKDQFKDAKVIRLEQNYRSTSQILRAANELIDHNRNRLGKELKSTKEGGEDVALMESDDETMESLKVAKRIKKLLDSGAQASDIAILYRINALSRSLEEGLTKEKIPYKMVGGVKFYERAEVKDVISYLRLVANENDDFSLKRVINRPKRGLGKVSLAKIEKIAFEHKFSLFEAISSLDENDKDLSKKIVSSLGEFAANLRELKECDSPYELVDKLEAKFGIKKYYESLPDGSERVANIDEFYATIKDQIKQNPSFSIEEFLNEIALQSEQDNIGGEAISIMSIHASKGLEFEHLFVIGLEEGFFPLLGDGSDIEEERRLAYVAITRAKKTLTLSFVNSRFYKGQRTRLEKSRFLSEAGVCSGSLIIQTQTQAAGEYKKGDLVKHKIFGIGRVTAVTKIKKELKLTINFGGISREIMSSFVEKAV; from the coding sequence ATGCCCGATTTACTAGACGAACTAAACGAAAGCCAGCGCGAGGCCGCCTCTCATACGGACGGAGCGATGCTGATTTTGGCCGGAGCCGGCAGCGGTAAAACCAAAACCATCACCACTCGCCTAGCCTATCTCATAAGCGAGCTAGGCATCCCGCCGTCAAACACCCTAACGCTAACCTTCACCAACAAAGCCGCAAGCGAAATGCGAACCCGCGCGCTAAATATGCTAGGAACCGCCGGTAAAAACTTCACTCCGCTACTTTGCACTTTTCACAAATTCGGGCTTTTGTTTTTGAAATTTTACATCGACCGCCTAAAGCGCAAAAACAACTTCGTCATCATCGACACCGACGATAAAAAGCGTATCTTAAAAGGCTTTGAGGGCGATATCGCGACCTCGGTTCTAGCTAGCGAGATCTCAAATTTTAAAAACTCGCTTTTAAGCGTAGAGGAGGTGCTAAATCACGGCGGCATGTTTGCAAACGGGCAAAATTTCAAAGACGGCTACCACGCAAAGCTAGCAAACATCTACAAGCTTTACGAGGAGTATCTGGCGGCAAATAACCTCGTGGATTTTGACGACCTGCTGTGCCTTAGCTATAAAATTTTAGACGAGGACGAGGCTCTAGCGCGCGAGATCTCGCAGCGATACTCCTACGTGATGGTGGACGAATATCAAGACACCAACGACTTGCAATATAAACTCCTGCGCAAACTCTGCCTAACGCACGAAAATATAGCAGTAGTGGGCGACGACGATCAGAGTATCTACGGCTGGCGCGGCGCTAAAATCGAAAATATATTAAATTTTAAAGATCAGTTTAAAGACGCCAAAGTCATAAGACTAGAGCAAAACTACCGCTCGACGAGTCAAATTTTACGCGCGGCAAACGAGCTCATCGACCACAACAGAAACCGCCTCGGCAAAGAGCTAAAAAGTACCAAAGAAGGCGGCGAGGACGTCGCGCTAATGGAATCAGACGACGAAACGATGGAGAGCCTAAAAGTAGCCAAACGCATCAAAAAGCTGCTTGATAGCGGCGCGCAGGCTAGCGATATCGCGATCTTGTACCGCATAAACGCCCTCTCCCGCTCGCTCGAAGAGGGCCTAACCAAGGAAAAAATCCCGTATAAAATGGTCGGCGGAGTTAAATTCTACGAGCGCGCCGAGGTCAAAGACGTCATCAGCTACCTAAGGCTGGTCGCAAACGAGAACGACGACTTCTCGCTAAAGCGCGTCATCAACCGCCCAAAACGCGGCCTTGGCAAGGTAAGCCTCGCAAAGATCGAAAAGATCGCCTTCGAGCATAAATTTTCGCTATTTGAAGCGATATCTAGCCTAGACGAAAACGACAAGGATCTAAGTAAAAAGATCGTCTCAAGCCTTGGCGAATTTGCGGCAAATTTAAGAGAGCTAAAAGAGTGCGACTCGCCCTATGAGCTAGTGGATAAGCTAGAAGCGAAATTCGGCATCAAAAAATACTACGAGAGCTTGCCCGACGGCTCCGAGCGCGTGGCGAACATCGACGAGTTTTACGCTACGATCAAGGATCAAATCAAGCAAAATCCAAGCTTTTCTATAGAGGAGTTTTTAAACGAGATCGCGCTGCAAAGCGAGCAAGACAACATCGGCGGCGAGGCGATCTCAATCATGAGCATCCACGCTAGCAAGGGGCTTGAGTTCGAGCATCTTTTCGTGATCGGGCTTGAGGAGGGATTTTTCCCGCTTCTAGGAGACGGTAGCGACATCGAAGAGGAGCGACGCCTAGCCTACGTCGCCATCACCCGCGCCAAAAAAACCCTGACGCTAAGCTTTGTAAATTCGCGCTTTTATAAAGGCCAGCGAACGAGGCTGGAAAAGAGCAGATTTTTAAGCGAAGCAGGCGTTTGCAGCGGCAGCCTCATCATCCAGACGCAAACGCAAGCTGCGGGCGAATATAAAAAAGGCGACCTCGTCAAGCACAAAATTTTCGGTATCGGGCGCGTGACGGCGGTAACGAAGATCAAAAAAGAGCTAAAGCTAACGATAAATTTCGGCGGAATCAGCCGCGAGATAATGTCTAGCTTCGTCGAAAAAGCGGTGTAA